From Fusobacterium russii ATCC 25533:
AAAAAATTAAATAAATTTTTATGTAGTTCCAGAGAAACAAAATCTGGAACTATTTTTTTGTTAAAGATTAGCACATATTAATATTCTTTTTTTAAAATTTAGAAAACTTCTATAGCCATATGCAGTATTTTTTAATACTTTTATTTTCCTTATTACTCCTTCAATCCT
This genomic window contains:
- a CDS encoding transposase — encoded protein: MEGVIRKIKVLKNTAYGYRSFLNFKKRILICANL